In Alosa sapidissima isolate fAloSap1 chromosome 4, fAloSap1.pri, whole genome shotgun sequence, the following are encoded in one genomic region:
- the tomm6 gene encoding mitochondrial import receptor subunit TOM6 homolog — translation MSGPTKKAGSASSGVSEWIGKACRFATDRNDFRRNLLVNLGLFAAGVWVARNLSDFDLMAPQPVT, via the exons ATGAGTGGACCGACAAAGAAAGCCGGATCGGCGTCATCTGGAGTCTCGGAATGGATCGGGAAAGCCTGTCGTTTTGCCACAGACAGAAATGATTTCAGAAG GAATCTCCTCGTCAACCTGGGTCTGTTTGCAGCAGGCGTTTGGGTAGCGAGAAACCTGTCAGATTTTGACCTCATGGCCCCTCAGCCAGTAACATAG